From Acropora muricata isolate sample 2 chromosome 14, ASM3666990v1, whole genome shotgun sequence, one genomic window encodes:
- the LOC136898806 gene encoding uncharacterized protein has protein sequence MNRDRRKLSRSLEERGTLVSLTRSSQLSQKDNELKQKLDAIDTSYKLSNKRIKKETRELREILYGFQRELKLSKDIKGAYTPSLLEQPHHGRVRRTTVSSVPSEDRKEVWPERYQDRREMAKHLELDDMERRKSESIPSASPSHVVKTIEDGISGEKLGDKIRRAQEDELKDNRSPVFVQEIIGDLRAQQPKSSELKNELNFDPEGSQSTIWENESGTSRSIVQPENRRIRGHSFTEYQDRRKKFSVDASHSPFSKSFRGRFVTDNETISTGYNRKKSQPQQISEIGMNRQPRPNIGEELPSVAKQRKISLNVPLYVTQRKDSKDRGGSPMGGPPMRLPSNDSSVSAFDSLPENLGGRRMSVAHGRVRKISRATGLPPLKEERSRQQESLVENWSDLAKCRYLRKEENDISIDDIFRKE, from the coding sequence ATGAACAGGGATCGAAGGAAATTATCAAGATCCTTAGAAGAACGAGGCACTCTTGTGTCTTTAACACGTTCATCGCAACTCTCTCAAAAAGACAACGAGCTCAAACAAAAATTAGATGCAATCGATAcctcttacaagttatcaaacAAGCGGATTAAAAAGGAAACACGCGAATTGAGGGAGATTTTGTATGGCTTTCAGAGAGAACTCAAACTCTCTAAGGATATCAAAGGCGCTTATACTCCATCCCTGTTAGAACAACCCCACCATGGACGCGTTCGGCGAACAACAGTTAGTTCTGTGCCTTCGGAAGACAGGAAAGAAGTTTGGCCAGAGAGGTATCAAGACAGACGCGAAATGGCAAAACATTTGGAACTCGATGATATGGAAAGACGAAAAAGTGAAAGTATTCCGTCTGCCTCCCCTTCACATGTTGTAAAGACGATTGAAGACGGAATTTCAGGAGAAAAACTGGGTGATAAAATTCGAAGGGCACAAGAAGATGAGCTAAAAGACAACAGAAGCCCTGTATTTGTACAAGAAATAATTGGGGACCTACGAGCGCAACAGCCTAAATCTTCAGAGTTAAAAAACGAGCTGAACTTTGATCCCGAAGGCAGCCAATCGACAATATGGGAAAATGAAAGCGGGACAAGTCGCAGCATTGTCCAGCCTGAAAATCGGAGGATTCGTGGACATTCTTTCACTGAATACCAAGATAGGAGAAAAAAGTTTTCTGTGGATGCATCTCATAGTCCATTTTCCAAGAGCTTTCGAGGCAGATTCGTAACCGACAACGAGACGATTTCTACAGGATACAATCGTAAAAAATCCCAACCCCAGCAAATTTCAGAGATCGGAATGAATCGACAACCACGACCGAACATTGGCGAGGAGTTACCGTCTGTGGCGAAACAGCGAAAAATAAGTCTCAATGTTCCGCTTTACGTGACGCAACGAAAAGATAGTAAGGACCGAGGTGGAAGCCCGATGGGTGGACCACCTATGAGGCTACCGTCCAATGATTCAAGCGTAAGCGCTTTCGATTCGTTACCAGAGAATCTCGGGGGTCGAAGAATGAGTGTTGCCCATGGCAGGGTAAGGAAAATTTCCAGGGCGACTGGTCTTCCACCCTTGAAAGAAGAGAGAAGCAGGCAACAAGAATCGCTCGTGGAGAATTGGAGTGATTTGGCAAAATGCAGATATTTGAGAAAAGAGGAAAACGATATAAGCATCGATGATATATTTCGCAAGGAATAA
- the LOC136898812 gene encoding dynein light chain Tctex-type 5-A-like, whose translation MTSREGSELGPPGIHEVVMARSAAQKIKQISAEQHFCLDQGGFVLTLRDDPICRLEGTSQHAQDGRDRLSKSKTSRSDQDNLDIVNLETRSADRLGDGHILRSRKPTITTASSGVTEQHSESDLENGWPRRRRLTTTSRPPKSVSSGNEPSMHREIKNTHRLDPLKRFEHWRVEEIIRRTFEECLTESAYDREFCCRMSRILADLIKERVKSLQFVRYKIVSVVSIGQRTRQSLQMTSRFVWNAGFDCYAHCVFEKGDLYAVGVVYGIYCE comes from the coding sequence ATGACTTCTAGAGAAGGGTCGGAATTAGGGCCACCGGGTATTCATGAAGTGGTGATGGCACGAAGTGCAGCTCAGAAAATCAAACAAATCAGCGCAGAGCAGCACTTCTGTCTCGACCAAGGAGGCTTTGTGTTGACTCTGAGAGACGACCCAATTTGCCGATTAGAAGGTACATCGCAGCATGCACAAGATGGCAGAGATAGACTGTCAAAGTCGAAGACTTCTCGAAGTGATCAAGATAATCTTGACATCGTGAACTTAGAAACACGAAGCGCTGATCGTCTCGGTGATGGACATATCTTGCGAAGTCGAAAACCAACTATTACGACTGCTTCAAGTGGAGTAACGGAGCAACACTCGGAATCCGATTTGGAAAACGGGTGGCCTCGCCGGAGACGATTAACAACGACTTCAAGACCGCCTAAGTCTGTTTCTAGTGGAAATGAACCATCGATGCATCGAGAGATTAAAAATACACACAGGTTAGATCCGTTAAAAAGATTCGAGCATTGGAGAGTCGAAGAGATCATTAGGAGAACTTTTGAAGAATGCCTCACAGAGAGCGCTTATGATCGGGAATTCTGCTGCCGAATGAGCAGAATCTTGGCGGATTTAATCAAGGAGAGAGTGAAGTCATTGCAGTTTGTCCGGTATAAAATTGTGAGCGTCGTTTCGATCGGCCAGAGAACGAGACAAAGTTTACAAATGACCAGCCGTTTCGTCTGGAATGCGGGCTTTGACTGTTACGCCCACTGTGTTTTTGAGAAGGGAGACCTGTATGCTGTGGGCGTGGTGTATGGCATATATTGCGAATAG
- the LOC136897854 gene encoding dynein light chain Tctex-type 5-like, which produces MTEMSSRSRSQSFRSSEGEPTEYPSQDSHELQHRRFSTESARSYRKQDNTSRKTPGQRRISGASFFANFKKSDMKEQPLQDIKVRFENTYRMEPKAHFPEGKVRSVIKEALDTLVSHNYNPTHSPFVAKLLSSRILENVKQLNVGRYKVVCLVTIGSKKSQDLRVASRCLWDSQFDTFVSVCFESEQFFAVGTVYGVYYE; this is translated from the coding sequence ATGACCGAAATGAGCTCTCGCAGTCGGAGTCAAAGCTTCCGTAGCTCAGAAGGTGAGCCTACAGAATATCCCTCACAAGATAGTCATGAATTACAGCACAGACGATTTTCAACTGAAAGTGCTAGGAGTTATCGCAAGCAAGATAACACATCGAGGAAGACACCGGGTCAAAGACGCATCTCCGGGGCTTCATTTTTCGCCAATTTCAAAAAATCAGACATGAAGGAACAGCCTTTGCAGGATATCAAAGTTCGTTTTGAAAACACGTATCGCATGGAACCAAAGGCTCATTTTCCAGAAGGGAAGGTGCGAAGCGTGATCAAAGAAGCACTGGATACTTTGGTTTCTCATAATTACAATCCAACCCATTCGCCTTTTGTGGCTAAGTTGTTGAGCTCTCGCATTTTGGAAAATGTAAAACAGTTGAATGTCGGGCGATATAAAGTGGTGTGTTTGGTAACTATCGGGTCGAAGAAGTCTCAAGACTTGCGGGTCGCCAGTCGTTGCTTGTGGGATTCGCAGTTTGATACCTTTGTAAGTGTTTGCTTTGAAAGTGAGCAATTTTTTGCTGTTGGTACTGTTTACGGTGTTTATTACGAGTAA